A genomic stretch from Sulfobacillus thermosulfidooxidans includes:
- a CDS encoding GtrA family protein has translation MTRILHHYAQLLRFMAVGSINTLIDISVFGLLIHYWNPGRNGLQAALEAMIAWAVASMIGYSLHSHITYREKLSWTGFYAVTMLGVILQMTCVAVGTATMSHIGAIWGKAVGIGLSSVVTYSGYYWFANHHKSKVWRRGRLRESAVFQGLEK, from the coding sequence TTGACAAGAATATTGCATCATTATGCCCAACTGCTCCGATTTATGGCGGTGGGCTCCATAAACACCTTAATTGATATCAGCGTGTTTGGATTATTGATTCATTATTGGAACCCGGGACGCAACGGACTTCAAGCGGCCCTCGAGGCGATGATAGCTTGGGCTGTAGCGAGTATGATAGGCTACTCCCTCCATTCTCATATCACTTATCGCGAAAAACTGTCGTGGACTGGATTTTATGCCGTCACTATGCTTGGGGTCATCTTGCAGATGACCTGTGTGGCCGTGGGCACGGCCACTATGAGTCATATAGGCGCCATATGGGGGAAGGCCGTGGGTATCGGCCTGTCTTCGGTCGTTACCTACAGCGGCTATTATTGGTTCGCGAATCATCACAAATCCAAGGTATGGCGCAGGGGAAGGCTGCGTGAATCGGCAGTGTTTCAAGGACTTGAGAAATGA
- a CDS encoding IPT/TIG domain-containing protein produces MTINRTLLSWAVTVGIIISISLWMNPVLMSANGEQTRLAPFTSTPLTTSVSRTDFGINVFSYDNQLNAPSTVPTLNTLDMGMQQFPNANEWSWTTNTFRDGGTAPVSLKDWGHILEQTNNQGLFIFNYDENPTFTGGGTPHDATVLTQYIMQQHLPISAIVIGSEEYGNWDHYANMNPSFSAQYYAKQAALIAQAIHRVDPAMRVGVSFALGDGPHSIMWDQTVLREDAPYINFVSVHDYPNQKLLSNAQLLAALPQEITSAMQLIRNEITANVPPAIAHHIQIWVTEFNPYGEPGPQSLHSIYGAAMVESAILWRAEGANRLFIWSFDGQAHITNAVANANWPLASNSSQSYGLFALVGDGIAPELPLNQLYPSGILLSHFMQAIGSGASLNTWISPSVIISEVSHHNLNDWFLINETASVQTIAINNQSLTLDPASLTEMPNQNAIHEITIQAMAFTSTSLVHYQGGLPTFSIPSQPVYAGEVVTLTGENFANEGPGSRIILLQNGTSYGAPGDAYHVHILQWTPNTIQFMMPNGSSGPALIPGFAQIQVETTNQVLSPEETLSVSSIPTLPVVNISPSQASPGSSMTIFGNSFGQTQGTGYVMISQNGVNYGGPGDAYHVTISQWSNHQVTFTVPDGSSGPALIPGPATVKIVNAQGLSSSIMSVTITSSLASQPPMPSFTLTPPTPYPGQDVTVTGQNFGNSQGTGYIMISQNGINYGGPGDAYHVSISQWSNQKIVFAVPNGTSGPPLSPGTAQIVVVNNQGQSLGTLTLTIVPAPEIPISLLGTPVFTPGQWVTVTGQDFGAIQGQGYVFITQDGVNYGAPTDSYPVAIRSWSNTQISFLVPTSAFLVDGHWERSLSPGQTAMLRIVTSSGLTSQALHVIVTS; encoded by the coding sequence ATGACAATTAATCGCACACTCTTGTCGTGGGCTGTGACTGTGGGTATCATCATCAGTATTTCGTTATGGATGAATCCCGTTCTTATGTCCGCAAATGGTGAACAAACCCGCTTAGCTCCCTTCACGTCAACCCCGCTCACGACATCCGTCAGCCGTACCGATTTCGGCATCAATGTCTTCTCTTATGACAATCAGTTAAACGCGCCTTCTACGGTACCGACATTAAACACGTTAGATATGGGTATGCAACAATTTCCCAATGCGAATGAATGGAGTTGGACCACAAATACCTTCCGTGATGGCGGAACCGCCCCCGTTTCCCTTAAGGATTGGGGGCACATTCTTGAGCAAACCAATAATCAAGGGCTATTTATCTTTAATTATGATGAAAATCCGACGTTTACCGGGGGCGGCACTCCGCACGATGCGACAGTCCTTACTCAATATATTATGCAGCAGCATTTGCCCATTTCTGCTATAGTCATCGGCAGCGAAGAATATGGCAATTGGGACCATTACGCCAATATGAATCCCTCATTCTCTGCCCAGTATTATGCAAAACAAGCCGCATTAATAGCCCAAGCAATTCATCGAGTGGATCCCGCCATGAGGGTAGGAGTCTCTTTCGCCCTGGGCGATGGACCTCATAGCATCATGTGGGATCAAACCGTATTGCGGGAAGATGCCCCGTATATCAATTTTGTTAGCGTACATGATTATCCTAATCAAAAACTTTTATCCAATGCCCAATTGCTGGCTGCACTGCCTCAAGAAATCACTTCAGCGATGCAACTGATTCGCAATGAAATTACCGCCAATGTACCTCCAGCCATCGCACACCACATTCAAATTTGGGTGACTGAATTCAACCCCTATGGCGAACCCGGTCCCCAATCGCTTCATAGCATCTACGGTGCTGCCATGGTGGAAAGTGCTATTTTATGGCGGGCCGAGGGAGCGAACCGTCTATTTATTTGGAGTTTTGATGGGCAGGCTCACATCACCAACGCCGTGGCTAATGCGAACTGGCCTTTAGCGTCCAATAGTTCGCAGTCCTATGGCTTGTTTGCCCTCGTTGGAGACGGTATCGCTCCGGAATTACCCCTCAACCAGTTATATCCCTCAGGGATCCTTCTCTCTCATTTCATGCAAGCCATTGGCTCGGGAGCGTCTTTGAACACTTGGATAAGCCCTTCTGTAATCATAAGCGAAGTCTCTCATCATAACCTCAATGACTGGTTTCTCATCAACGAAACCGCGAGTGTCCAAACCATTGCGATTAACAATCAATCCCTTACTCTAGATCCCGCGAGTTTAACCGAGATGCCTAATCAAAATGCCATTCATGAGATCACCATTCAAGCCATGGCTTTCACATCAACTTCCCTGGTTCACTATCAAGGGGGATTACCTACGTTCTCTATCCCAAGCCAGCCTGTCTATGCGGGCGAAGTTGTAACCTTAACAGGAGAAAACTTTGCTAATGAGGGCCCAGGATCACGAATTATTCTCCTGCAAAACGGTACGAGTTATGGAGCTCCCGGTGATGCCTATCATGTGCACATCCTTCAGTGGACTCCAAACACGATCCAGTTCATGATGCCGAACGGCTCAAGTGGTCCGGCATTAATTCCAGGCTTCGCCCAAATTCAAGTAGAGACAACTAACCAGGTGCTTTCGCCCGAAGAAACCTTATCAGTGAGCAGCATACCCACTTTACCTGTCGTAAACATCAGCCCCAGTCAAGCTTCACCCGGGTCATCCATGACCATCTTCGGCAACTCTTTTGGCCAAACTCAAGGAACCGGATATGTCATGATTAGCCAAAATGGGGTGAATTACGGGGGTCCCGGTGATGCGTATCACGTAACCATTAGCCAGTGGTCCAACCACCAAGTGACCTTCACGGTGCCAGATGGGTCATCTGGACCCGCATTGATTCCCGGACCGGCTACGGTAAAAATTGTTAATGCCCAAGGCCTGTCCTCATCCATTATGTCGGTTACAATTACTTCATCATTGGCATCCCAACCTCCCATGCCCTCTTTCACACTAACGCCGCCAACACCGTATCCTGGCCAAGACGTAACGGTTACGGGTCAAAATTTCGGAAACAGTCAAGGAACAGGTTACATCATGATTAGCCAAAACGGTATCAATTATGGTGGTCCGGGTGATGCGTATCATGTCTCAATTTCGCAGTGGTCGAATCAAAAAATCGTATTTGCGGTGCCCAACGGAACATCTGGTCCCCCGCTTTCTCCTGGAACAGCCCAAATCGTCGTGGTCAATAACCAAGGACAAAGTCTTGGCACCCTGACGTTAACGATCGTCCCAGCACCTGAAATACCCATATCACTTTTAGGCACACCAGTCTTTACGCCTGGTCAGTGGGTTACGGTAACCGGTCAAGATTTTGGAGCCATCCAAGGCCAAGGATATGTTTTCATTACTCAAGACGGGGTAAATTATGGTGCACCGACGGATTCCTACCCCGTTGCCATCCGGTCATGGTCCAATACGCAGATTTCATTTCTTGTTCCCACCAGTGCCTTTTTAGTTGACGGTCATTGGGAACGATCCTTAAGTCCCGGACAAACCGCCATGCTGAGGATTGTCACATCATCGGGACTAACATCGCAGGCCCTACATGTCATAGTAACGTCTTAA